The following are from one region of the Veillonella nakazawae genome:
- a CDS encoding OmpH family outer membrane protein, with the protein MKLSKKLTTLAIVGAMSATAAVASAANIGLVNMSQVVNSYPGYGALDMKMQQVDAQYRPQIEKKVQEIEKIQDQTQAEAEFNKSVAPLLQKENDEINKIAQPMMQAIHNAVETIRVEKKMDVVLDDPYTIRAADANSKIENITNEVISRLKK; encoded by the coding sequence ATGAAATTATCTAAAAAATTAACTACCCTAGCTATCGTTGGTGCTATGTCTGCTACTGCTGCAGTAGCAAGTGCTGCTAACATTGGCTTAGTAAATATGAGCCAAGTAGTAAATAGCTACCCTGGCTATGGTGCATTAGATATGAAAATGCAACAAGTAGACGCTCAATACCGTCCACAAATTGAGAAAAAAGTACAAGAAATTGAAAAAATTCAAGATCAAACTCAAGCAGAAGCTGAATTCAATAAATCCGTAGCTCCATTGCTTCAAAAAGAAAACGATGAAATCAACAAAATTGCTCAACCTATGATGCAAGCAATTCACAATGCAGTTGAAACTATTCGTGTTGAGAAAAAAATGGATGTAGTATTGGATGATCCATACACAATCCGTGCGGCTGACGCTAACAGCAAAATCGAAAACATTACTAACGAAGTAATTAGCCGTCTTAAAAAATAA
- a CDS encoding nitroreductase family protein, translating into MKDFKALATERYSVRKFDTKPVEQEKLDILLEAARLAPTAHNYQPQRLLVLNTTDSLNKLKDCTNGHFNAPLTIIVCYDNTVSWKREYDDADMGVVDASIVGSHLMFTVADIGLGTTWIAHFDPRKVRAAYALPDNIIPVAIFPIGYPHPDCVPAPGHTKRFDVSDFTIYNSF; encoded by the coding sequence ATGAAAGATTTTAAAGCATTAGCCACAGAGCGGTATTCAGTACGAAAATTTGATACGAAGCCCGTTGAGCAAGAGAAGTTAGATATCTTGTTAGAGGCAGCGAGATTAGCACCTACAGCTCATAATTATCAGCCGCAACGCTTACTTGTGTTGAATACGACAGATAGTCTTAATAAACTAAAAGACTGCACTAATGGCCACTTCAATGCGCCATTGACAATTATTGTTTGTTACGATAATACAGTGAGTTGGAAGCGGGAATATGATGATGCGGATATGGGCGTTGTAGACGCTAGTATTGTAGGTTCTCACCTCATGTTTACCGTGGCGGATATAGGTTTAGGAACAACTTGGATTGCTCATTTTGATCCCCGTAAAGTACGAGCAGCCTATGCTTTGCCTGATAACATCATACCTGTAGCGATATTCCCAATCGGTTATCCTCATCCAGATTGCGTACCTGCTCCAGGCCATACAAAACGCTTTGATGTAAGTGACTTTACAATCTATAATTCCTTTTAA
- a CDS encoding GerW family sporulation protein: protein MENSNVKENLEVLFEKFKNMIKVETVVGEAVQIGDTTLVPFVDVTFGFGTGTNHNTANKNHECGGGGGGAKMEPSAILVIKGERIELFNIKGNPYSSSFDRLIGLVPDLVSKLKSDKYIYLNDEQ, encoded by the coding sequence ATGGAAAACAGTAATGTAAAAGAGAATTTGGAAGTCCTATTCGAGAAATTCAAAAATATGATTAAGGTGGAAACTGTAGTAGGCGAAGCTGTGCAAATCGGCGATACTACACTTGTTCCATTCGTAGACGTAACATTTGGTTTTGGTACTGGTACAAACCACAACACTGCTAACAAAAACCACGAATGTGGCGGCGGTGGTGGCGGTGCCAAAATGGAACCAAGCGCTATCCTCGTTATTAAAGGCGAACGCATTGAGTTGTTCAACATTAAAGGCAACCCTTACAGCAGCAGCTTCGATCGTCTGATCGGTTTGGTGCCTGACCTTGTGTCCAAATTGAAATCCGATAAATACATTTATTTGAACGATGAACAATAA